A genome region from Methylohalobius crimeensis 10Ki includes the following:
- a CDS encoding fatty acid desaturase, with protein MRVSPSRKKFVGWPYYTALLLPLWCLGFLLSAPHAAGDALFWLLPVAAPVVADYLGVGVSQKADSSCGGMGLDALPLFLAGLFVVDTGLLLAESRHWGWTSSQAVDTLAMLVVVKFLFGSNAAIAGLLTAHELIHRRSPFLRATGRILLIVCCYEHFATEHLRGHHRRVGWKEDPATARFGETYSRFWQRSVGAQFLSAWRLESRRLRMTERWDRRWLSHRVLQGVVAELGLLAAIGWGFGPLALLAFCVQALMGVRNLEAINYVQHWGLQRARGKPGPQHAWYTDSWCSHYLILGLARHSHHHCRPGLPYYRLQVQSEAPRLPYGYFALMFMVAYRNRAFQKAASAELNRVKRQNLEKPCRIRVCRPTYKRALKR; from the coding sequence ATGCGCGTTTCCCCGTCACGGAAAAAATTCGTCGGTTGGCCGTATTACACCGCCCTGTTGCTGCCTCTCTGGTGCCTGGGTTTTCTTCTCAGCGCGCCGCATGCCGCGGGAGATGCCTTGTTTTGGTTGCTGCCGGTAGCGGCGCCGGTGGTTGCCGACTATCTGGGGGTGGGCGTGTCCCAAAAAGCCGATTCGAGCTGCGGCGGGATGGGTCTGGACGCCCTGCCGTTGTTCCTGGCGGGGTTGTTCGTGGTCGACACCGGTTTGTTGCTTGCGGAAAGCCGCCATTGGGGTTGGACGTCGTCGCAAGCGGTGGATACCTTGGCCATGTTGGTGGTGGTCAAGTTCCTGTTCGGCAGCAACGCCGCGATCGCCGGCCTGCTCACCGCCCACGAGTTGATCCACCGTCGTTCCCCTTTCCTTCGCGCCACGGGCAGAATATTATTGATCGTGTGCTGCTACGAGCATTTCGCCACCGAACACTTGCGCGGTCACCATCGCCGAGTGGGGTGGAAGGAGGACCCGGCCACCGCCCGGTTCGGCGAGACCTATTCCCGGTTTTGGCAGCGTAGCGTGGGAGCCCAGTTTCTTAGCGCGTGGCGCTTGGAAAGCCGAAGGTTGCGTATGACCGAACGCTGGGATCGGCGCTGGCTGTCCCACCGGGTGCTTCAGGGCGTGGTGGCGGAATTGGGTCTGCTCGCGGCGATCGGATGGGGATTTGGACCCTTGGCGCTATTGGCGTTCTGCGTTCAGGCGTTGATGGGGGTTCGGAATCTGGAAGCGATCAACTACGTCCAGCATTGGGGTTTGCAGCGTGCCCGTGGGAAACCGGGGCCGCAGCATGCCTGGTATACGGATAGCTGGTGCTCCCACTACCTGATTCTGGGGTTGGCCCGGCATTCCCATCACCACTGCCGTCCCGGTTTGCCGTATTACCGGCTCCAAGTCCAGTCGGAAGCGCCCCGCTTGCCATACGGCTACTTTGCGTTGATGTTCATGGTTGCCTACCGTAACCGGGCTTTCCAAAAGGCGGCGTCCGCCGAATTAAACCGAGTCAAGCGTCAAAATCTAGAAAAACCATGCCGAATTCGAGTCTGCCGCCCAACGTACAAGCGCGCCTTGAAGCGCTGA
- a CDS encoding glycosyltransferase family 4 protein yields the protein MISSNTAPQVLLVHPPWRLPSGGHRYNFALLAQARRDRFPLLGWVLSDRKLPSAKLIFWDSLFMPYLAERSLPQGSVHALLLHYLPSLDPGLSPARRQALQAIESRALAHVDWVVATGAGLVEPARRLRPEAKVVVCEPGVDGRFLASLPRPAFVSDRTELVTVANLLPAKGYSELLQVLAGLRRYRWRWHWVGSAGFDPGHALRLQGKIRRLGLAGRVIQHGTLPPERVIRLLDAADWFLFPSRFESFGMALAEAAARRVPILSTRVGEASRWVRPGCSGWLVEPGDRFGFAQAFRKMFETPKPRWIWRKGYRELPTPLSWEAVFRRWRAICLALMGEASDPRIAPADRNAIPNR from the coding sequence ATGATTTCAAGCAATACGGCGCCCCAAGTCCTGCTCGTCCATCCTCCCTGGCGCCTTCCTTCGGGAGGGCATCGTTACAACTTCGCCTTGCTGGCGCAGGCCAGGCGTGACCGCTTTCCCCTGCTAGGGTGGGTGTTATCGGATCGAAAATTGCCTTCGGCAAAGCTGATATTTTGGGACAGCCTGTTCATGCCTTATCTGGCCGAACGATCCTTGCCCCAAGGGTCCGTCCACGCCTTATTGCTTCACTATCTGCCTTCCTTGGATCCGGGGCTTTCTCCCGCCCGGCGCCAAGCGCTTCAGGCGATCGAATCCCGAGCCTTGGCGCACGTGGACTGGGTGGTAGCCACCGGGGCGGGTCTGGTGGAACCCGCGCGGCGGTTGCGTCCAGAGGCGAAGGTCGTGGTCTGCGAGCCGGGGGTGGATGGGCGCTTTTTAGCTTCTCTGCCCCGTCCCGCCTTTGTTTCGGACAGGACAGAGTTGGTGACGGTGGCCAATCTCTTGCCTGCCAAAGGTTATTCGGAACTGTTGCAAGTTTTGGCGGGATTGCGCCGCTATCGGTGGCGCTGGCATTGGGTCGGTTCGGCCGGATTCGACCCGGGCCATGCCCTGCGCCTGCAAGGAAAAATCCGTCGCTTGGGGCTTGCCGGGCGGGTGATTCAACATGGAACGCTGCCGCCTGAGCGGGTAATCAGGCTGTTGGATGCGGCCGATTGGTTTCTCTTTCCGAGCCGTTTCGAAAGTTTCGGGATGGCCTTGGCGGAGGCGGCGGCGCGGCGGGTGCCTATCCTCTCGACTCGGGTGGGAGAGGCGTCGCGCTGGGTGAGACCCGGATGCAGCGGATGGCTGGTGGAGCCCGGCGATCGCTTCGGTTTCGCCCAAGCGTTCAGGAAGATGTTTGAAACCCCGAAGCCCCGATGGATTTGGCGAAAAGGCTACCGGGAATTACCGACGCCGCTTTCTTGGGAAGCGGTTTTCCGGCGCTGGCGGGCAATCTGCTTGGCGCTCATGGGAGAGGCGTCCGACCCAAGAATCGCTCCCGCAGACCGAAACGCCATCCCCAACCGATGA
- the putA gene encoding bifunctional proline dehydrogenase/L-glutamate gamma-semialdehyde dehydrogenase PutA, whose amino-acid sequence MNPITRDTPEDGAEHPDSLSPRRKAIAAAYLADEAQTLESLLPEVSLSDGARQRVHERARRLVQSVRQHPLPLDAFLSEFELSSEEGVLLMCLAEALLRIPDDQTAERLIRDKLSRGKWDRHLGHSASFLVNASTFGLLLTGRLMRLEIEDSDTLFQKLLQRGEAAVHVLVVRAMKILGGQFILATTIEKALARRSPDFRYSFDMLGEEAFTAEDVEAYFRSYRHAITVLARHRGDESDVLAMPGISVKLSALHPRYTFTQGERVRRELIPRLLTLAKEARAARIGLTLDAEEAERLDLMLDIFEAVFGHPDLSSWEGFGLAVQAYQKRAGPLIEYLRHIAASQGKRIPVRLVKGAYWDTEIKRAQQQGWSDYPVFTRKMNTDVSYLALARRLLAFPRAFFPQFATHNAHTVAWILEVAEGRPLEFQRLQGMGEPLYRALRQTEGDIPCRVYAPVGGFRELLPYLMRRLLENGANTSFVHRLSDARLPIEEVIADPVAKVRTLETIPHPQIPQPADLYQPQRPNSPGPNLSDPLTYRRLNELLSSFRQNTWEAQPWVSGKGGEGKERMVYSPVDRGQVVGTVVEAGEESIAKALACAEAAAPEWDRVPAEDRAACLERAAELYQSHRDELLALCIREGGRCLSDAVDEVREAIDFLYYYAAEARRLFANPLSLPGPVGESNRLYLHGRGPFVCISPWNFPLAIFTGQAAAALAAGNPVLAKPAEQTPLIAALAARLLQQAGIPNEVLHFLPGGGEVGAALVGDPRIRGVAFTGSTDTAWEIQRNLAGRRAPIAAFVAETGGVNAMIVDSSALPQQVVADVLASTFNSAGQRCSALRILFLQDEVADPVLDMLCGALAELKIGDPWDLSTDLGPLIDEDAVARLESHRAYLETNVQPLARLDPPPLTGCYFGPAIYEITALEPVSREVFGPILHVMRYSAGHLDELLERIHGLGYGLTLGVHSRIDAIWERIAEHARVGNIYVNRNMIGAVVGTHPFGGEGLSGTGPKAGGPNYLARFAYEKSLSVNTAAVGGDPDLLSLREV is encoded by the coding sequence ATGAATCCGATCACCCGGGACACCCCTGAAGACGGCGCTGAACATCCTGATTCCCTCTCTCCCCGGAGAAAGGCGATCGCCGCCGCTTATTTGGCCGATGAGGCCCAAACCCTCGAATCACTGCTTCCCGAGGTTTCCCTATCCGACGGCGCTCGGCAAAGGGTACATGAACGAGCACGGCGCTTGGTGCAATCGGTGAGGCAGCATCCCCTTCCGTTGGATGCCTTCCTGAGCGAATTCGAGCTTTCCAGCGAGGAGGGAGTGCTGTTGATGTGCCTGGCCGAGGCGCTGCTGCGAATCCCCGACGATCAAACTGCCGAGCGTTTGATTCGCGACAAGTTGAGCCGGGGAAAATGGGACCGGCATCTCGGACACAGTGCATCCTTTCTGGTCAATGCCTCCACCTTCGGCCTGCTGTTGACGGGACGACTGATGCGGCTGGAAATCGAAGATTCCGACACCCTTTTTCAGAAATTGCTCCAGCGGGGCGAGGCGGCAGTCCATGTTCTTGTGGTCCGGGCGATGAAGATTTTGGGCGGTCAGTTTATTCTGGCCACGACGATAGAAAAAGCGCTGGCGCGCCGTTCGCCCGATTTTCGCTATTCCTTCGATATGCTCGGGGAAGAGGCGTTTACCGCCGAGGATGTGGAAGCTTACTTTCGCAGTTACCGCCATGCCATCACCGTGCTTGCCCGGCACCGGGGGGATGAATCCGATGTGCTGGCGATGCCAGGGATTTCGGTCAAACTCTCCGCGCTGCATCCGCGTTATACGTTTACGCAAGGCGAACGGGTACGCCGGGAGCTGATTCCCCGTCTTCTCACTTTGGCGAAAGAGGCCAGGGCGGCTCGAATCGGATTGACCCTCGACGCGGAGGAGGCGGAACGCTTAGACCTGATGCTGGATATTTTCGAGGCGGTCTTCGGTCATCCGGATCTTTCCAGCTGGGAGGGGTTCGGCCTGGCGGTCCAGGCTTATCAGAAACGGGCCGGCCCCTTGATCGAATACCTGCGCCATATAGCCGCAAGCCAGGGGAAACGCATCCCGGTACGCCTGGTGAAGGGGGCCTATTGGGACACCGAAATCAAAAGAGCCCAGCAGCAAGGGTGGTCCGATTATCCCGTGTTCACCCGAAAAATGAACACCGACGTCTCCTATTTGGCCTTGGCGCGTCGTCTGTTGGCATTTCCCCGGGCTTTTTTTCCCCAGTTCGCCACCCACAACGCTCACACCGTCGCCTGGATACTCGAAGTCGCCGAAGGGAGACCGCTGGAATTCCAGCGACTGCAGGGGATGGGGGAACCGCTCTACCGGGCCTTGCGGCAAACGGAAGGAGATATTCCCTGTCGGGTGTATGCGCCGGTGGGTGGATTTCGGGAGCTGCTTCCCTACTTGATGCGCCGCTTGCTGGAGAACGGGGCGAATACTTCTTTCGTCCACCGATTGAGCGATGCGCGCCTGCCCATCGAAGAGGTGATCGCCGATCCGGTCGCCAAAGTTCGAACCCTGGAAACGATTCCTCATCCGCAAATCCCCCAACCCGCCGACCTCTATCAACCTCAAAGGCCCAATTCCCCGGGCCCGAATTTGAGCGACCCGTTGACCTACCGTCGCCTGAACGAATTACTTTCCTCCTTTCGGCAAAATACTTGGGAGGCTCAACCTTGGGTGAGCGGTAAAGGGGGAGAGGGGAAGGAGCGGATGGTATATTCTCCGGTCGATCGTGGCCAGGTGGTCGGGACGGTGGTGGAGGCGGGCGAGGAGAGCATCGCCAAGGCGTTGGCCTGCGCGGAGGCGGCGGCGCCGGAATGGGACCGGGTGCCGGCGGAAGACCGGGCCGCCTGTCTGGAAAGGGCCGCCGAATTATATCAGTCCCACCGAGATGAGTTGTTGGCCCTATGCATCCGTGAGGGAGGCAGGTGCCTGTCGGACGCCGTCGACGAGGTTCGGGAGGCGATCGACTTTTTATATTATTATGCCGCCGAAGCAAGGCGATTGTTTGCGAATCCGCTTTCCCTCCCCGGGCCGGTGGGGGAATCCAATCGCCTTTATCTTCACGGTCGCGGCCCCTTTGTCTGCATCAGCCCCTGGAATTTCCCCCTGGCCATCTTTACCGGCCAAGCGGCCGCGGCGCTCGCGGCCGGCAACCCCGTGTTGGCCAAGCCGGCCGAGCAGACGCCCCTCATTGCGGCTCTGGCGGCTCGTCTGCTCCAGCAGGCCGGTATCCCGAACGAAGTGCTCCATTTTCTTCCGGGAGGCGGTGAGGTGGGCGCGGCGCTGGTGGGTGATCCCCGCATCCGCGGCGTGGCTTTCACCGGCTCCACCGACACCGCCTGGGAGATCCAGCGGAATCTGGCCGGCAGACGAGCCCCGATCGCCGCCTTCGTCGCCGAGACCGGTGGAGTGAACGCCATGATCGTGGACAGTTCGGCCCTGCCTCAGCAAGTGGTTGCCGACGTGCTCGCCTCCACCTTTAACAGTGCCGGTCAGCGGTGTTCCGCGTTGAGGATACTGTTTCTTCAGGACGAGGTGGCCGATCCCGTTTTGGATATGCTCTGCGGAGCTTTGGCGGAGCTGAAAATCGGCGATCCTTGGGATCTTTCCACCGACCTCGGTCCGCTGATCGACGAGGATGCCGTCGCCCGTCTGGAAAGCCATCGCGCCTACCTGGAAACGAACGTCCAACCCCTGGCCAGGCTCGATCCGCCTCCGCTTACCGGTTGCTACTTCGGTCCCGCGATATACGAAATCACCGCTTTGGAACCGGTGAGCCGCGAAGTATTCGGACCCATTCTGCATGTGATGCGCTATTCCGCGGGTCACTTGGACGAGTTGCTGGAAAGGATTCACGGGCTCGGCTATGGTCTGACTTTAGGCGTCCACAGCCGCATCGACGCGATCTGGGAGCGGATCGCCGAGCATGCTCGGGTGGGCAATATCTACGTCAACCGCAACATGATCGGCGCGGTGGTGGGAACTCACCCCTTCGGGGGCGAAGGACTGTCGGGCACCGGTCCCAAAGCCGGCGGCCCCAATTATCTGGCGCGCTTTGCCTACGAAAAGAGTCTTAGCGTCAATACCGCGGCGGTGGGCGGCGATCCCGATTTGCTGTCACTTCGGGAAGTGTAG
- a CDS encoding iron-containing redox enzyme family protein produces MWNPSEAEIDWLRSLFDPLEDPGPPNWPAAPEGPLIERWQSWFAPVGRWEGSWLDGVVTLANAHTERGAALLRLQVAMETAAADRRQIFRSVGGNPSPALQEDLAWLTALERRGELFLPEILGITLAHARMGGGMFSFGRAKPPTRNTPEETRSAAEQNYLEVKAMAEACLGPGINPDRLAAGSAFYHRRSRAWLAAWEGISSDPRRQALALLREKARYGKGLHDRIRLKGRSLDDWLEALADGKETSFPDVFPNSSLGRHFLNQTLAFGGPMFGVFSHEEQAILRRWLEWEETSDATPALGKPPLPTTENPIPAAPSVSPTRRAAEQKPSRQAKLSPPLLYHRLLHPDRFPHSLPAARRYVRKILARAGRGKLPFSYTPEAFCQWMEDTYAERIGPAPARTYPLLSQPSYRWGIEQLAPAILVDGSWLANTLALARTYPRVGRPLWKIFRDELGDGETCRNHANVYRKLLKQANISLPPFDSEAFIHHRGFVLGAFDMPAYLLAIGRLPHAFLPELLGLNLAIELSGLGQTYRRLAREMEYHGFDATIVRLHQSIDNLASGHAALARDAIIAHLETMDRGGEETVPRQWRRIWTGYRSLRIASRRFAWALVIGWGWRFGLRERFLGRTPLP; encoded by the coding sequence ATGTGGAATCCCTCTGAAGCCGAGATAGATTGGCTGCGTTCCCTCTTCGACCCCCTGGAAGACCCGGGACCGCCCAATTGGCCCGCTGCGCCGGAAGGACCTCTTATCGAACGATGGCAAAGCTGGTTTGCCCCCGTCGGAAGGTGGGAAGGCAGTTGGCTGGACGGCGTCGTAACCCTGGCCAACGCCCACACCGAAAGGGGAGCGGCACTACTGCGCTTGCAAGTGGCGATGGAAACAGCGGCAGCCGACCGGCGGCAAATCTTTAGGTCGGTAGGCGGCAACCCCTCGCCGGCTCTGCAGGAAGACCTTGCTTGGCTGACCGCTCTGGAGCGCCGGGGCGAGTTATTTCTGCCGGAAATCCTCGGGATCACCCTGGCCCATGCCCGAATGGGCGGCGGGATGTTCAGCTTCGGCCGCGCAAAACCGCCGACTCGAAATACTCCGGAAGAGACTCGAAGCGCTGCGGAGCAGAATTACCTCGAGGTGAAAGCGATGGCGGAAGCCTGTTTAGGGCCCGGAATAAACCCGGACCGGCTCGCCGCAGGATCGGCTTTCTACCATCGCCGCAGCCGCGCCTGGCTTGCCGCTTGGGAAGGCATTTCTTCCGATCCGCGCCGGCAGGCGCTTGCCCTTTTGCGGGAAAAAGCCCGCTACGGCAAAGGTTTGCATGATCGAATCCGTCTCAAAGGACGCAGTCTGGACGACTGGTTGGAGGCGTTGGCGGACGGAAAAGAAACGAGCTTCCCCGATGTTTTTCCAAATTCTTCCCTTGGCAGGCATTTTTTAAATCAGACGCTCGCATTCGGAGGGCCCATGTTCGGCGTATTCAGCCACGAAGAACAGGCCATTCTACGTCGCTGGCTGGAATGGGAAGAAACGTCCGATGCAACCCCCGCTCTCGGCAAACCGCCGCTTCCCACAACCGAAAATCCCATTCCCGCCGCGCCTTCCGTCTCACCGACTCGAAGAGCTGCGGAGCAGAAACCTTCCCGGCAGGCAAAACTCTCTCCCCCTCTCCTCTATCACCGGCTCTTGCATCCGGACCGATTTCCCCACAGCCTGCCGGCGGCCCGTCGTTACGTGCGAAAGATTCTGGCCCGCGCCGGCAGAGGTAAACTCCCTTTTTCCTACACGCCGGAAGCTTTTTGCCAATGGATGGAAGACACCTACGCAGAACGGATAGGCCCCGCCCCCGCTCGGACCTATCCGCTTCTATCCCAACCCTCTTACCGCTGGGGCATCGAGCAACTCGCGCCGGCGATTCTCGTGGACGGAAGCTGGCTGGCCAATACCTTGGCTTTAGCACGGACCTACCCCAGGGTGGGGCGGCCCTTGTGGAAAATCTTCCGAGATGAACTAGGGGACGGCGAAACCTGCCGCAACCACGCCAATGTCTATCGGAAACTCCTCAAGCAGGCAAATATTTCCCTGCCACCTTTCGATTCGGAAGCTTTCATCCATCACCGGGGATTCGTGCTTGGGGCGTTCGATATGCCCGCCTATTTGCTGGCCATCGGCCGCCTTCCCCACGCTTTCCTGCCCGAACTGCTCGGCCTGAACCTCGCCATCGAGCTGAGCGGCCTGGGCCAGACCTATCGGCGCTTGGCCAGGGAAATGGAGTATCACGGCTTCGATGCCACCATCGTTCGTCTGCATCAATCCATCGATAACCTCGCCTCGGGCCACGCCGCCCTGGCGCGCGATGCAATCATCGCCCATTTGGAAACAATGGATCGAGGCGGAGAGGAAACGGTCCCACGGCAATGGCGCCGGATCTGGACCGGCTATCGTTCGCTTCGCATCGCCTCCCGGCGCTTCGCCTGGGCACTGGTCATCGGTTGGGGATGGCGTTTCGGTCTGCGGGAGCGATTCTTGGGTCGGACGCCTCTCCCATGA
- a CDS encoding histidine decarboxylase, with protein sequence MPNSSLPPNVQARLEALTEQFIRGVEQFLGYPCNARFDYRPLYPFLSYPLNNAGDPFIDTHNRLNTHDIERQVVYFFAELFHARREAIWGYVTGGGTEGNLYGLFLGREQYPEGIVYYSEDSHYSIPKILKLLRMRQRQIKSTASGEMDYGDLARALNGRRDAPAIVLANIGTTMKGAVDDLERIHAVFESLSLRDYHIHADAAFHGMILPFVDRPPVFDFQAGIDSIAVSGHKMLGAPVPCGVVLAKKVHVRRIARMVEYVGSLDSTIPGSRSGLTPLMLWYAIETLGRDGFRALTAHCLETAEYAVERFNGVGISAWRNPHSPIVVFPRMAEPVLRRWQIAVHAETAHLVTVGHVEKRHIDTFLEEILNHESDHPGHP encoded by the coding sequence ATGCCGAATTCGAGTCTGCCGCCCAACGTACAAGCGCGCCTTGAAGCGCTGACCGAGCAGTTCATCCGCGGGGTGGAACAATTTTTGGGCTATCCGTGCAATGCTCGTTTCGACTATCGTCCGCTGTATCCGTTTCTCTCCTATCCCTTGAACAATGCGGGCGATCCATTCATCGATACGCATAACAGGCTCAATACCCACGATATAGAGCGGCAAGTGGTGTATTTCTTCGCCGAGCTGTTTCATGCACGCCGGGAAGCCATTTGGGGGTATGTGACCGGGGGCGGCACCGAAGGGAACCTTTACGGCTTGTTTTTGGGACGCGAACAGTATCCGGAAGGCATTGTCTATTATTCCGAGGACAGCCATTACAGCATTCCCAAAATTCTGAAGTTGCTCAGAATGCGCCAGCGCCAGATCAAAAGCACCGCCTCTGGCGAGATGGATTACGGGGACCTGGCGCGGGCCCTGAACGGCCGCCGCGATGCCCCGGCCATCGTTCTGGCCAATATCGGCACCACCATGAAAGGCGCGGTGGACGATCTGGAGCGGATTCACGCCGTTTTCGAATCGCTTTCCCTGCGCGATTACCATATTCACGCCGACGCCGCCTTTCATGGAATGATCCTGCCTTTCGTCGATCGACCTCCGGTTTTCGATTTTCAGGCCGGTATCGACAGCATCGCCGTCAGCGGCCACAAAATGCTCGGAGCGCCCGTTCCTTGCGGCGTCGTTCTGGCCAAAAAAGTCCACGTTCGGCGCATCGCCCGGATGGTGGAATACGTGGGGAGTCTGGACAGCACCATCCCCGGATCGCGCAGCGGCTTGACTCCCTTGATGCTCTGGTATGCCATCGAAACCCTGGGAAGAGATGGATTCCGCGCGCTGACCGCCCACTGCCTGGAAACGGCCGAATACGCGGTGGAGCGCTTCAACGGTGTCGGCATCTCCGCCTGGCGCAACCCCCATTCCCCGATCGTGGTTTTCCCGCGGATGGCCGAACCGGTGCTCAGGCGTTGGCAGATTGCGGTACATGCGGAGACCGCCCATCTGGTTACCGTAGGTCACGTGGAAAAACGCCACATCGATACCTTCTTGGAGGAGATCTTGAACCATGAATCCGATCACCCGGGACACCCCTGA
- a CDS encoding CDP-alcohol phosphatidyltransferase family protein translates to MSFPINVRCSAEPTGSNEDEKYLTHWSELHAALMLGGAANLVAGIVTLSALAILAGFSFALLIWQGRRRWTSEQVFGCANWVTLLRLTGILVMLATAATGLGAVGTAFLLWTLDGLDGWLAKRHRKVSSFGDLFDKETDAFFTLSLTVLLYQAVGMPAWIMLGGLLRYAFVLILKTGRRKTSDLPPLRFARPIGALAMAGLILGLKPMPPIYHGVLAVLTIALGISFLISFWVIFRKSSCPPANR, encoded by the coding sequence ATGAGCTTTCCCATAAACGTCCGCTGTTCCGCCGAGCCGACCGGCAGCAACGAGGACGAAAAATACCTGACCCATTGGAGTGAACTCCACGCGGCGCTGATGCTGGGAGGGGCGGCGAATCTGGTCGCCGGGATCGTCACCCTGTCCGCCCTGGCGATCCTTGCCGGTTTTTCCTTTGCCTTGCTGATTTGGCAGGGACGGCGGCGGTGGACGTCGGAACAGGTATTCGGTTGCGCCAACTGGGTCACCCTGCTGCGTCTGACGGGAATTTTAGTCATGCTTGCCACCGCTGCGACCGGTCTCGGCGCGGTGGGCACGGCGTTTCTCCTCTGGACGCTCGACGGTCTCGATGGCTGGCTCGCCAAGCGTCATCGGAAAGTTTCTTCCTTCGGTGATCTTTTCGACAAGGAAACCGATGCCTTTTTCACCTTGAGCCTGACCGTGTTGCTTTACCAAGCCGTCGGCATGCCCGCCTGGATCATGCTCGGCGGCCTGCTGCGTTACGCTTTCGTTTTAATTCTGAAGACGGGGCGACGCAAGACCAGCGATCTCCCGCCCCTACGCTTCGCCCGCCCGATTGGAGCGCTTGCCATGGCGGGTTTGATTCTGGGACTCAAGCCCATGCCGCCAATTTATCATGGGGTCCTCGCGGTGCTGACCATCGCCCTGGGAATTTCATTCCTGATCAGTTTCTGGGTCATTTTCCGAAAGTCGTCATGTCCGCCCGCAAACCGGTAA
- a CDS encoding carbamoyltransferase family protein, with the protein MSQRIYIGLSTTYHDPAIAVVDETGRVLFAEAAERCLQYKRGLNVPPDPLPHVTDWLERYCDHADTWVIASNWSRKRPWYEYASRWLGYFLPQGLVANGYRDHSTFLEKYKLFHMLACQNASVPLGGINLVRQASELFPAVELRFHHFDHHDCHAAAACFSSPFSEGSCLIVDSYGERGSLAAYHYRDGAFQPLRVGRGIASLGFFYMWLTELCGFDWLAGEEWKVMGLAAYGQIDDTLRRRFRKMLWTESLDLRQNLAAILADDAEIEALRRRPGRSPLEAADLARTGQEHFTEIVCQLATNLYPLAPSSRLILGGGCALNSACNGRLLAETPFEHLHVPYAPADDGTALGAALLAWRRDHPGQRPPPASSPYLGSSLDPVWIERLVRHSGLRMYHLPKRLEETVADYLAQGLLVGWVQGRAEFGPRALGNRSVLADPRDPGMKNRLNTRIKFREEFRPFAPAILDEYGAEYFQPYQTSPYMERALPFKPKAAAQVPAVVHADGTGRVQSVIREWNPRFHRLLTAFHRLTGVPLLLNTSFNLMGKPILHNVEDAVATFMTCGLDILVIEDYLFLKPHVESL; encoded by the coding sequence ATGAGCCAACGAATCTACATCGGCTTGAGCACCACCTACCACGATCCGGCCATCGCCGTCGTGGACGAAACGGGCCGGGTCTTGTTCGCGGAAGCGGCCGAACGCTGCTTGCAATACAAGCGCGGGCTGAACGTCCCTCCCGATCCCCTCCCCCATGTCACTGATTGGTTGGAGCGCTACTGCGACCACGCCGACACGTGGGTGATCGCCTCCAATTGGTCTAGGAAACGACCGTGGTACGAATACGCCAGCCGCTGGCTGGGTTATTTTCTCCCCCAAGGCTTGGTGGCGAATGGTTACCGCGATCATTCCACCTTTCTGGAAAAATACAAACTTTTTCACATGCTCGCCTGCCAAAATGCCAGCGTTCCGCTGGGAGGCATCAACCTGGTCCGCCAAGCAAGCGAGCTTTTTCCCGCAGTCGAACTCCGCTTCCATCACTTCGACCATCACGATTGTCACGCCGCCGCGGCGTGTTTTTCCAGCCCCTTTTCGGAGGGGAGCTGCCTGATCGTGGATTCCTACGGCGAACGCGGCTCATTGGCCGCCTACCATTATCGGGACGGTGCTTTCCAGCCGCTTCGCGTCGGCCGTGGAATCGCCAGTCTGGGTTTTTTCTACATGTGGCTGACCGAACTCTGCGGTTTCGACTGGCTCGCGGGGGAAGAATGGAAAGTGATGGGACTGGCCGCCTATGGACAGATAGACGACACCTTACGCCGACGATTCCGTAAAATGCTGTGGACGGAAAGTCTCGATCTGCGCCAAAACCTGGCCGCCATTCTGGCCGATGACGCCGAAATCGAAGCATTACGGCGCCGGCCCGGGAGATCGCCTTTGGAAGCGGCGGATCTGGCCCGGACCGGGCAGGAACATTTCACCGAGATCGTTTGCCAATTGGCGACCAACCTTTATCCTCTAGCCCCTTCTTCCCGACTAATCCTGGGCGGCGGATGTGCGCTGAACTCGGCATGCAACGGACGCCTCCTGGCGGAAACGCCTTTCGAGCATCTGCACGTCCCCTACGCACCGGCCGACGACGGCACGGCCCTGGGCGCGGCCTTGCTGGCCTGGCGGCGCGATCATCCGGGTCAGCGGCCGCCGCCCGCGTCTTCCCCTTATTTGGGGAGTTCGCTGGATCCGGTCTGGATCGAGAGACTTGTCCGTCATAGCGGTCTTCGCATGTATCATCTCCCCAAGCGCCTGGAAGAAACCGTCGCCGATTATCTGGCTCAAGGACTATTGGTGGGTTGGGTTCAGGGACGCGCCGAATTCGGCCCCCGAGCGTTGGGCAATCGTTCCGTTCTCGCCGATCCCAGGGATCCGGGTATGAAAAACCGGCTCAATACCCGGATCAAATTCCGCGAGGAATTCCGCCCCTTCGCCCCCGCCATCCTGGATGAATACGGCGCCGAGTATTTCCAGCCCTATCAGACCTCGCCCTACATGGAGCGGGCGTTGCCATTCAAACCGAAAGCGGCGGCCCAAGTGCCGGCGGTGGTTCACGCCGACGGCACCGGTCGCGTGCAAAGCGTGATTCGAGAATGGAACCCTCGGTTTCACCGCCTGCTGACAGCTTTTCATCGGCTCACCGGGGTGCCGCTACTGCTCAACACCAGCTTCAATCTGATGGGAAAGCCCATTCTCCACAACGTGGAGGATGCGGTGGCGACCTTCATGACCTGCGGGCTGGATATTCTGGTCATCGAAGATTATCTGTTTTTGAAACCCCATGTGGAATCCCTCTGA